The nucleotide window ACGTGTTCTGGATTAGCGATGGTGCTGTTGTGTGTTGGGAGTTCCGCGCTCGCCGTGGCGGGCAAGCCGAATGTGGTGCTTATCCTGTTGGACGATGTCAGCCATTATTCAGTGTCCGCGTATGGTGCGGAATCGATCAGCTGCGACCATCCAACGGAGCCATTCGAAAATGTGCCATTCGCGACGCCCCGCATGGATAGCTTGGCTGAAGAAGGCGTCCGGTGTGATTTGGGCAAGCGGCAATCCGGAAATCGCCACCGTGGATAAATTCGGCGTGCTGCATGCGCACCAGGCGGGCGAGGTCATCATCAACACCTATTCCTGGGACGATGCCAACCCCTCCGCAAAGAACGAAGGGGAGACCTATTCAACGTCCGGCATTAAAGGTGAGGTGCGGATCGTCATCGCGGAGTAGGTTTTAATGAGGGATGGTCCCGTCCTTTTAGCCAAGTGACAACGTTCGGCCGATATGGGACGTTGTGGGCTGATTGCGAAGGTTATGGAGGAAAGAGTCTATGAAGCATCTGTTTATCTTGATCGCGGCATCGCTGTCTGCGGGGCCTGCATGGGTTTCCGCCGCGCCATCGGGGCAACCCAATATCGTGGTGATTCTGGCCGATGATATCGGTTCCGGCGATATCAGTTTTTATCGGGAACGTTTCATGAAAATGGAACCCGTTCTGGAAACGCCGAACATTGATGCGTTGGCGGAAAACGGCATGTGGTTCACCGATGCCCATTCGTCGACTTCGCTTTGTGCGCCGACGCGCTATGCCATCATGAGCGGCAAGAACAACTACCGTTCGGTCGCGCCATGGGGCGTGTGGAACTCGTTTCTTGAAGGCGCGATCAAGGTGGGCGACACGACGCTTGGAACCGTTGCGCGCGATGCGGGCTATGCAACCGGCTTTGTCGGCAAATGGCACCTGGGGCTCAGTTTCAAGCGCTTGGATGGCAACGGATGCTATCGCGGTAACGACAAAGATCCGAAACCGGTTCCGGCGGACATGATGCAGATTGCCTACGGCGGCCCCAAGGACATGGGCTTTGATTATGGCTATGCGCTGCCGACCGGTGTGCAGGGGCCGCTCTATATGGCCTACGAAAATGAAAAGTGGGCGCCGTTCGAAGCGGATTCAAAAATGATCTGCTGGAATGAGCAAACGGCCACGGATCCGGCCACGGTTACCGCGGAAGATAAAAAGGCGCTGAACATCGAGGGCAACATGACGATCTCCGACAAGGGACCTGGCATGGGCGACTCCAACTGGGATACCTCGAAGATTCCGGACATTATCTCCCGCAAGGCGGTTGGCTTCATCAACGAGCATGCCAACAAGAAACCGTTCTTCCTCTACTACTGCAGCCCCGAGGCACACCGCCCGCACATGCCACCCGCGGAGATGGACGGCCAGAAAATCCGCGGCACGTTGCCGTCGCGCCACAT belongs to Pontiella desulfatans and includes:
- a CDS encoding sulfatase family protein, producing the protein MKHLFILIAASLSAGPAWVSAAPSGQPNIVVILADDIGSGDISFYRERFMKMEPVLETPNIDALAENGMWFTDAHSSTSLCAPTRYAIMSGKNNYRSVAPWGVWNSFLEGAIKVGDTTLGTVARDAGYATGFVGKWHLGLSFKRLDGNGCYRGNDKDPKPVPADMMQIAYGGPKDMGFDYGYALPTGVQGPLYMAYENEKWAPFEADSKMICWNEQTATDPATVTAEDKKALNIEGNMTISDKGPGMGDSNWDTSKIPDIISRKAVGFINEHANKKPFFLYYCSPEAHRPHMPPAEMDGQKIRGTLPSRHMECIKVLDLEVKRIVDALKKNGVLDNTLVIFTADNGGLTWNVPGTMESGHRPSGLYRGAKSAPHEGGHRVPFIAHWPKKVKAGAMTDELVITHDLMATVAKIAGTKMKDEETLDSTNILPVLLGEGKFNPRDKLIWQAGASFEVMYREGGWKLIIQSSHQLDKWEPIALFNLESNQAENEERNLITHPEYKARAEKMFNEYMRIRESGVRTAPMNP